In Pleurocapsa sp. PCC 7319, the following are encoded in one genomic region:
- a CDS encoding PleD family two-component system response regulator: MKTILIVDDLKSELDLMSQYLTTSGYSIITATNGEEAIAKILENKPDAIVTDWMMPKMGGIDICRKLKKNPETAEIPIIACTAKNRDVDRMWAIKQGVKAYVTKPCTKEELVSALQGVMG; the protein is encoded by the coding sequence ATGAAAACTATCCTCATCGTAGACGACCTAAAATCCGAATTAGACTTGATGTCTCAATATTTGACTACATCGGGCTACTCCATAATTACGGCTACCAATGGCGAAGAAGCGATCGCCAAAATATTGGAAAATAAACCTGATGCCATCGTAACGGATTGGATGATGCCCAAAATGGGGGGCATAGATATTTGCCGTAAGCTAAAAAAGAATCCTGAAACAGCAGAAATTCCTATTATTGCTTGTACTGCCAAAAATCGTGATGTAGATCGGATGTGGGCTATTAAACAAGGTGTCAAAGCTTACGTAACCAAACCTTGTACTAAAGAAGAATTGGTCAGTGCACTTCAAGGAGTAATGGGATAG
- a CDS encoding chemotaxis protein CheW: MSTSSAAARVRANIKELFQANLAPGDAYIRFQLTSEMTALLSMDQVQESLIVEVEQITPLPSMPESVIGIISSRNHVFCVFDLARFLKLPSGLITPRQYQIIVLQTTSEPSIYFGLAVTSLQGIVRLPTAQIQSSLTAFPDNITPYLCGAVLKEEKMMPVFEFNRISEALSYVS, encoded by the coding sequence ATGTCAACATCTAGTGCAGCTGCGAGAGTTCGAGCCAATATTAAGGAGTTATTTCAGGCAAATTTAGCTCCAGGGGATGCTTATATCCGATTTCAACTGACTTCAGAAATGACAGCTTTGTTATCAATGGATCAGGTGCAAGAGTCTTTAATAGTTGAGGTTGAGCAAATAACTCCCTTGCCTAGCATGCCAGAATCTGTCATTGGCATTATTAGTTCTCGTAATCACGTGTTCTGCGTCTTCGATTTAGCTCGATTTTTAAAGTTACCTTCGGGATTAATTACTCCTCGTCAATATCAAATTATTGTTTTGCAAACCACTTCTGAACCATCAATTTATTTTGGTTTAGCCGTAACTAGTCTTCAAGGGATTGTACGTTTACCAACAGCTCAAATTCAGTCCTCTTTGACTGCTTTTCCAGACAACATAACTCCTTATTTATGTGGTGCAGTTTTAAAAGAAGAAAAGATGATGCCTGTTTTCGAGTTCAATCGAATCTCAGAGGCTTTAAGCTACGTATCGTAG
- a CDS encoding methyl-accepting chemotaxis protein: MKLPLFKSLRFRLPFLVLLGVIPTTIIAIAFASSRAGNIIRQDTQENIALKARALNNSISRWTEMNVIALKNLSNQPDIVSMEPARQKPVLMETLKNYQHLYTASTTDLNGVNVTRSDDKAPKKYPDRPWFQGARAGNDITYQTLIGRTSLKPSLCLSAPIRNKTIIQGVNYICMTLETLTEEVGAVQFGETGYGFVVNKEGRILGHPDTNLTSGEELVDYSTYPPVANFLADKEGYLEFKDQEGMAWISHSTRLDNGWGVFILQEKSEAFLEEREFQQLAAIIAGVAMLAIGIVTWLVASRLTQPISKITAASTSLAEGNLDQTVELEQEDEIGILGDSFNQMAKQLKESIASYESKAEQQRQEKEQLEAAIYTLIDEVANATEGDLTVRANLDSLELSTVADLFNAIIDNLQEIAIEAKQSTSQVGSSLKQNEEAIRLLAEQAIAEAEETRDTLKSVEQMSQSIQAVAENANQAEKFADDTYNTVLNSTTDMDKTVDSILNLRMTVGETAKKMKRLGESSQKIAQAVSYVQEIALKTNVLAINASVEAGRAGELGQGFTIVAEQVGALAEQSAAATKEIASIVDAIQAETQEVNQAMETGTSQVVETTRLVETTKQSLELVLEKSQQINQLMESISKTTVSQANTSQNVTNLMQKIARLSETTSKSSTEVAQSIVETAQVARKLESTVAQFKVAESA; this comes from the coding sequence ATGAAACTACCATTATTTAAAAGTTTACGATTCCGCTTACCTTTTCTAGTTTTATTGGGTGTTATCCCCACCACCATAATTGCGATCGCTTTTGCTAGTTCTAGAGCGGGTAATATTATTCGTCAAGATACTCAAGAAAATATAGCTCTGAAAGCTAGGGCGTTAAATAACAGTATTTCTAGATGGACAGAAATGAACGTTATCGCCTTAAAAAACTTGAGCAACCAGCCCGATATAGTCAGCATGGAGCCAGCGCGACAGAAGCCAGTTCTTATGGAGACATTAAAGAACTATCAGCATCTCTATACAGCTAGTACTACAGATCTTAATGGAGTTAATGTAACTCGTAGTGACGATAAAGCACCCAAAAAATATCCCGATCGTCCTTGGTTTCAAGGGGCAAGAGCGGGTAACGATATTACCTATCAAACTTTGATTGGTCGTACTAGTCTAAAACCTTCTTTATGTTTGTCTGCACCAATTAGAAACAAGACAATAATCCAGGGTGTCAATTACATTTGCATGACTCTGGAAACTCTGACAGAAGAAGTTGGTGCGGTTCAGTTTGGTGAAACTGGTTATGGTTTTGTGGTCAATAAAGAAGGTCGTATCTTAGGTCATCCTGATACAAATCTAACTTCTGGGGAAGAACTAGTAGATTATAGTACCTATCCCCCCGTAGCCAATTTTTTAGCTGATAAAGAAGGTTATCTTGAATTTAAAGATCAAGAAGGGATGGCATGGATCTCTCATAGCACTCGTCTTGATAATGGTTGGGGAGTGTTCATCTTACAAGAGAAGTCAGAAGCTTTTCTTGAGGAACGAGAATTTCAGCAGTTAGCAGCTATCATTGCCGGCGTTGCTATGTTAGCGATCGGCATTGTAACTTGGTTAGTGGCTAGCCGATTGACACAACCGATTAGTAAAATCACCGCAGCATCCACCAGCTTAGCAGAGGGCAATTTAGATCAAACAGTTGAACTGGAGCAAGAAGATGAAATCGGTATTTTAGGTGATTCTTTTAACCAGATGGCTAAACAGTTAAAGGAATCGATTGCCAGTTATGAAAGTAAAGCAGAGCAGCAACGTCAAGAAAAAGAACAGTTAGAAGCAGCAATTTATACTCTAATCGATGAAGTTGCCAATGCCACAGAAGGAGATTTGACTGTTCGAGCCAACTTAGACTCATTAGAACTGAGTACTGTTGCCGATTTATTTAACGCCATAATTGATAACTTACAAGAAATTGCCATTGAAGCCAAACAATCAACTAGTCAAGTAGGTTCCTCTCTTAAACAAAATGAAGAGGCAATTCGTTTATTAGCAGAGCAGGCGATCGCAGAGGCTGAAGAAACTCGCGATACGTTGAAGTCCGTTGAGCAAATGTCCCAATCGATTCAGGCAGTAGCCGAAAACGCTAACCAGGCAGAAAAGTTTGCTGATGATACTTATAACACGGTATTGAACAGTACCACTGATATGGATAAAACGGTAGATAGTATTCTCAATCTGCGGATGACTGTAGGTGAGACTGCTAAAAAAATGAAGCGTTTAGGAGAATCTTCGCAAAAAATTGCTCAAGCAGTTTCCTATGTTCAAGAAATCGCCTTAAAAACTAATGTACTGGCGATTAATGCCAGTGTTGAAGCTGGACGTGCAGGAGAATTAGGTCAAGGTTTCACCATTGTTGCTGAACAAGTAGGTGCATTAGCAGAACAATCCGCAGCCGCGACCAAAGAAATTGCCAGCATTGTGGATGCAATTCAAGCAGAAACCCAGGAAGTAAACCAGGCAATGGAAACAGGAACATCACAGGTAGTAGAAACCACACGCCTAGTAGAAACCACCAAACAAAGTTTGGAGTTGGTATTAGAAAAATCTCAACAAATCAACCAGTTGATGGAGTCTATTTCCAAAACTACTGTATCTCAAGCCAATACTTCCCAAAATGTAACCAACTTGATGCAAAAAATTGCTCGCTTATCGGAAACTACATCCAAATCATCCACAGAAGTAGCGCAGTCAATTGTCGAAACTGCTCAAGTAGCTCGGAAACTAGAGTCTACTGTAGCTCAGTTTAAAGTAGCTGAATCTGCGTAA
- a CDS encoding methyl-accepting chemotaxis protein: MITEKESQNFPLAANSSNKSEADKNIKGTGTLRRRLLISILPAVLLPLMIASAIGYTITERRAKTEVIDNLEANTLLASKTITTFIRDSLKLTDLVAVNPIVIQAMKEGNKISQSQQLAQQQIDVLEKKFAATKLLAPDENLNNYLQQIVISGQVAEIFFTERNGLNVAFSNPTSDFVQRDEGWWQNSQKEGRDIDEPEFDDSANAIVIAFSRAVKDPQTGEFLGVIKAGVPATTSISDLITFLQGKQNRSAQFQIVDPNNSFVFSNIDFTDVAASDRSGAETDVRGEAENKGQKAMKTEGVEVVGGQPILEVAKTMMQVMGNTLSVEEAQQSIAQISDMSDISLRQEFNNDSEASIVATLRYQDQIYGLSTVPNTNLVSIGVIDYDVVASAGRNLLSVFGLTGIILGTFALGLIIFLAQQLSRPLTNLSQKTQQVAEGNLDVTANIEGTLETRTLADNFNKLIYQVKELLQQQTSVADKQRQEKEKLEEAIYTLIDEVSDATEGDLTVRANLDSLELSTVADLFNAIIDNLQEIAVEAKQSTSKVGSSLKQNEAAIRFLSEQAVSEAQETRKTLTSVEQMSQSIQAVAEKANQVEKIADDTYSTVLKSTDNMDLTVDSILELRSAVGETAKKMKRLGESSQKIAQAVSFIEEIALKTNVLAINTSAEAERAGEYGQGFTIIAEQVGALAEQSAAATKEIENIVATIQAETKEVSQAMESGNSQVVKTTHLVQSTKQSLGQVLEKSQEINQLMGSISQTTVSQATTSQSVTNLMQKIAQLSENTSKSSKEVAQSIVETAQVAQKLESAVAQFKVTN, from the coding sequence ATGATTACTGAAAAAGAATCCCAGAACTTTCCATTAGCAGCCAATTCTTCTAATAAATCTGAAGCTGACAAAAACATTAAGGGAACAGGTACTCTCCGTCGTCGCTTGTTGATTTCAATTTTGCCAGCAGTATTACTGCCCCTGATGATCGCCAGTGCGATCGGATATACAATTACTGAACGTCGAGCCAAAACTGAAGTGATAGATAACCTGGAAGCTAATACTCTTTTGGCAAGTAAAACAATTACAACTTTTATTCGAGACTCCTTAAAACTTACCGATTTGGTTGCTGTTAATCCTATTGTGATTCAAGCCATGAAAGAGGGTAATAAGATTTCTCAGTCACAACAATTAGCTCAACAACAGATTGATGTATTGGAGAAAAAGTTTGCTGCCACCAAATTATTAGCCCCTGATGAGAACCTGAATAACTATCTCCAACAGATAGTTATATCTGGTCAGGTAGCGGAAATCTTTTTTACCGAACGCAATGGTTTGAATGTCGCATTTAGTAATCCCACTTCCGATTTTGTGCAACGGGACGAAGGTTGGTGGCAAAATAGCCAAAAAGAAGGACGAGATATCGATGAACCAGAGTTTGATGATTCAGCAAACGCGATTGTAATTGCTTTTTCTAGAGCGGTAAAAGACCCTCAGACAGGTGAATTTCTCGGGGTAATTAAGGCCGGTGTTCCAGCAACAACATCGATTTCCGACCTGATAACTTTCCTACAGGGAAAACAGAACCGCTCGGCTCAATTTCAAATTGTTGACCCTAACAATAGTTTTGTATTTAGTAATATCGATTTTACTGATGTTGCAGCTAGCGATCGCAGTGGTGCAGAAACTGATGTTCGGGGAGAGGCTGAAAACAAAGGACAGAAAGCTATGAAGACAGAAGGTGTCGAAGTGGTTGGGGGTCAGCCTATTTTAGAGGTAGCTAAAACTATGATGCAGGTTATGGGAAATACGTTGAGTGTAGAGGAAGCACAACAGTCAATCGCCCAGATATCTGACATGTCTGATATCAGTCTTCGCCAAGAATTCAACAACGACTCTGAAGCTAGCATAGTCGCTACATTAAGATATCAAGACCAGATTTATGGCTTGTCCACAGTTCCCAATACTAACCTCGTATCAATTGGCGTTATCGATTATGATGTGGTAGCTAGTGCAGGACGAAATTTACTATCGGTATTTGGTTTAACGGGTATCATTCTGGGTACTTTTGCTTTAGGTTTAATTATTTTTCTCGCGCAGCAATTATCTCGACCTCTAACTAATCTATCTCAAAAAACTCAACAGGTAGCAGAAGGAAATCTTGATGTAACAGCTAATATTGAGGGAACTTTAGAAACCAGAACTTTAGCCGATAACTTTAACAAGCTGATTTATCAGGTAAAAGAACTACTCCAACAGCAAACAAGTGTAGCTGATAAACAACGCCAAGAAAAGGAAAAGTTAGAAGAAGCAATTTATACCCTAATCGATGAAGTTTCTGATGCAACAGAGGGGGATTTAACTGTAAGAGCTAATTTAGATTCTTTAGAACTGAGTACTGTTGCCGATTTATTTAACGCCATTATTGATAACTTGCAAGAAATTGCCGTTGAAGCGAAACAGTCAACTAGCAAGGTGGGTTCCTCTTTAAAACAAAACGAAGCAGCTATTCGTTTCCTCTCAGAGCAAGCTGTTTCTGAAGCGCAAGAAACTCGCAAGACATTGACTTCTGTTGAGCAAATGTCCCAATCAATTCAGGCAGTAGCTGAAAAAGCCAACCAAGTCGAAAAGATTGCTGATGATACTTACAGTACTGTTCTCAAAAGTACTGACAATATGGACTTAACAGTCGATAGTATTTTGGAACTGCGAAGTGCTGTAGGTGAAACTGCTAAAAAAATGAAGCGTTTAGGAGAATCTTCGCAGAAAATCGCTCAAGCAGTCTCTTTCATCGAAGAAATTGCGCTGAAAACCAATGTTTTAGCTATTAACACGAGTGCTGAAGCTGAGCGTGCTGGAGAATATGGACAAGGTTTTACGATCATTGCCGAACAAGTGGGTGCATTAGCTGAACAATCGGCAGCAGCAACCAAAGAAATTGAGAATATTGTGGCAACTATTCAGGCGGAAACTAAGGAAGTAAGCCAAGCTATGGAATCAGGAAACTCCCAAGTAGTAAAAACCACACACCTAGTACAATCCACCAAGCAAAGTTTAGGACAGGTATTAGAAAAATCCCAAGAAATTAACCAACTAATGGGTTCTATTTCTCAAACCACAGTATCTCAGGCAACTACTTCTCAAAGTGTGACCAACTTGATGCAAAAAATTGCTCAATTGTCGGAAAACACATCTAAATCATCTAAAGAAGTAGCACAATCAATTGTGGAAACAGCTCAAGTAGCTCAAAAGTTAGAATCTGCCGTAGCTCAGTTCAAAGTAACAAATTAA
- a CDS encoding hybrid sensor histidine kinase/response regulator produces MDIEQQIRLNFLDEAEEYFDRMESSLIGLANNVIDPQKVDLVLRSAHSIKGGAAMMNYDVLSRVAHRLEDFLKILRVRYASSQITTEVETLFLQSVDCLRHICELSRRGVAVTESDVAARSQPIFEQLHQHLGDLEEGDENALLTAQDEDIDPAVLIFEEGVDAVLDRFEEQLSNLNLAQLAQELSTTAKELSAFGQMANLEPFIELCQSIQQQAQELSPEQIESLAQNSLNTWRRSHALVLRGRLEKLPSQLEMVGVSDRQISPTSPRENPDSQIKDDISSTLEALDLSAGDFDPFLEDFAASEALDELQSAFETEIPEVPVDLDTSDRLLTSEIEEFAVDEIAEAEADLDPFIEEFPESEALSELQSAFETEISEVSIESDAGDRSLTSEIEEFTAENLEEEYSSETDGAFDVIFDDSVKLENITELRSAFDVAMNEVSVESESSERSIIPENNAEVTNSQPASQQKSPAMDKMVRVPASQLRQFNNLFEQLVLERNNLNLRFKQLQSIAALMRRRIEQIERSNTNLKQWYDRASVEGFLTTEQAVATSVISAKKTTAGFDALEMDRYTDVHLICQEQIETIVQLQEVATDVELGLQDINLAVRDLNHVTKFLQSNVIRTQMLPFAEVVKRFPRVIRDLNLQFGKKVNLKIEGENTLIDRSVLESLNDPLLHLLRNAFDHGIEDAATRTAAGKLSEGTITLQANNQGTQTVITLSDDGGGIPLDKIRDRIQAMGLPREHIQQMPETEILDFIFEPGFSTAKQVTELSGRGVGMDVVRTNLQDIRGNVSVATKPGLGTTFTLKIPFSLSILRVAIVEKSGIIFAIPANTIQELLPLNPEAVTTSENIKHITWKDEQVPLVQIEKALVLRRSHNTFNLTDNPMIDRPMAILVGDKEKFAGLEISRFWGEQEATIRPIESPIPLPPGVVSSMVFGDGRVIPLIDPSLLIEDCLKRSSAEESLGTTLLEQDSQPSALATDRQTILVVDDSINVRRYLSVTLEKAGYKVQQAKDGQEAVDKLIDGLSVQGVVCDIEMPRLDGYGVLEELRDKTEFRELPIVMLTSRSNEKHRKLAMNLGASAYFSKPYNEQELLQKIAELIQIYTH; encoded by the coding sequence ATGGATATAGAACAACAAATCCGCCTTAATTTTCTCGATGAGGCTGAAGAATATTTTGATCGTATGGAGTCTAGTCTTATAGGATTAGCTAATAACGTCATTGATCCTCAAAAAGTAGATTTAGTCTTACGGTCTGCCCACTCGATTAAAGGTGGAGCAGCAATGATGAACTATGATGTTCTGAGTCGAGTTGCCCATCGTTTAGAAGATTTTTTAAAAATTTTGCGGGTTCGCTATGCTTCTAGTCAAATTACGACGGAAGTAGAAACCCTATTCCTACAAAGTGTTGATTGTCTACGCCACATTTGTGAGCTTAGTCGTCGAGGAGTAGCGGTGACGGAGTCTGATGTAGCAGCGCGATCGCAACCAATTTTTGAGCAGCTACATCAGCATTTGGGTGATTTGGAAGAGGGTGATGAAAATGCCTTATTGACAGCTCAAGATGAAGATATCGATCCTGCTGTTCTCATCTTTGAAGAAGGCGTTGACGCTGTTTTGGATCGATTTGAGGAACAATTAAGTAACTTAAATCTTGCCCAACTAGCTCAAGAATTATCTACTACTGCCAAAGAACTAAGTGCTTTTGGACAAATGGCAAATCTTGAACCTTTTATTGAGCTTTGTCAGTCTATTCAGCAACAAGCACAAGAATTATCTCCAGAGCAAATTGAATCCTTAGCCCAAAACTCTCTAAATACTTGGAGAAGATCTCATGCTCTGGTACTTAGGGGTCGACTAGAAAAACTACCATCTCAGTTAGAAATGGTGGGTGTATCAGATCGGCAGATTAGTCCTACTTCCCCTAGAGAAAATCCTGATTCACAAATCAAAGATGATATTTCTTCAACATTAGAAGCTCTAGATTTATCAGCAGGAGATTTCGATCCATTCCTCGAAGATTTTGCAGCATCCGAAGCTCTTGATGAATTACAGTCAGCATTTGAGACGGAAATACCGGAAGTTCCAGTTGATTTAGACACTAGCGATCGCTTGTTGACTTCCGAAATAGAAGAATTTGCCGTTGACGAAATAGCAGAAGCAGAAGCTGATTTAGATCCATTTATCGAAGAGTTTCCAGAATCAGAAGCCCTTTCAGAATTACAGTCGGCATTTGAGACCGAAATTTCAGAAGTATCTATTGAATCAGACGCGGGCGATCGCTCATTGACTTCCGAAATAGAAGAATTCACTGCTGAAAACTTAGAAGAAGAATACTCTTCAGAAACAGATGGAGCTTTTGATGTAATTTTCGATGATTCGGTGAAATTAGAAAATATCACCGAATTAAGGTCTGCATTTGATGTAGCAATGAATGAAGTCTCTGTTGAATCAGAGAGTAGCGAGCGTTCAATTATCCCTGAGAATAATGCCGAGGTGACAAACTCTCAACCTGCCTCTCAGCAGAAATCTCCTGCTATGGACAAAATGGTTAGAGTTCCAGCATCACAACTTAGACAATTTAATAACCTTTTTGAACAGTTAGTTTTAGAGCGTAATAATCTTAACCTCCGTTTCAAACAACTTCAATCTATTGCTGCATTAATGCGCAGAAGAATAGAACAAATAGAGCGATCTAATACCAATTTAAAACAATGGTATGATCGAGCCTCGGTTGAAGGGTTTTTAACCACAGAACAAGCTGTTGCAACTTCAGTCATCTCAGCTAAAAAAACTACAGCAGGTTTTGATGCTCTGGAGATGGATCGTTACACGGATGTACATCTCATTTGCCAAGAACAAATTGAAACTATTGTTCAACTTCAAGAGGTAGCTACTGATGTAGAGTTGGGATTACAAGACATTAACCTAGCAGTTCGCGACCTCAACCACGTTACCAAGTTTTTGCAAAGTAACGTAATTCGCACACAAATGTTACCTTTTGCCGAAGTAGTCAAACGCTTTCCGCGAGTAATTCGCGACCTTAACCTCCAGTTTGGCAAAAAAGTTAATCTCAAAATTGAGGGCGAAAATACTCTGATTGATCGCTCAGTTTTAGAATCTCTTAACGATCCGTTACTGCATTTATTACGCAATGCTTTTGACCATGGCATAGAAGATGCAGCTACTAGAACTGCTGCGGGAAAACTTTCTGAAGGAACAATTACATTACAAGCAAATAACCAGGGGACTCAGACAGTTATTACCCTCTCTGATGATGGAGGAGGTATTCCTCTGGATAAAATTCGCGATCGCATTCAAGCGATGGGTCTTCCCCGGGAACATATCCAGCAAATGCCGGAAACTGAAATCCTTGACTTTATCTTTGAGCCTGGATTTAGTACCGCTAAACAAGTGACCGAACTCTCAGGTCGTGGAGTTGGTATGGATGTAGTGAGGACTAACCTACAAGATATTCGAGGCAATGTGAGTGTAGCAACTAAGCCAGGTTTAGGGACGACTTTCACTCTTAAAATCCCTTTTTCACTATCTATCTTAAGGGTGGCGATCGTCGAAAAATCTGGCATTATCTTTGCCATTCCGGCAAATACTATTCAAGAGCTATTACCATTAAACCCCGAAGCAGTAACAACCTCAGAAAATATCAAACATATTACCTGGAAAGATGAACAAGTTCCTCTAGTTCAAATCGAGAAAGCGTTAGTTTTGAGACGCTCCCATAACACTTTTAATTTAACTGACAATCCCATGATAGATCGCCCCATGGCTATTCTAGTTGGGGACAAGGAAAAATTTGCTGGACTAGAGATTAGTCGATTTTGGGGTGAGCAAGAAGCTACAATCCGACCTATTGAAAGTCCTATACCTCTTCCCCCTGGAGTTGTTAGTTCGATGGTTTTTGGCGATGGTCGGGTTATTCCCTTAATAGATCCTTCGCTGCTAATAGAAGATTGCTTGAAACGTAGTTCCGCAGAAGAGTCCCTGGGAACTACACTTCTCGAACAAGATAGTCAACCATCAGCGTTAGCAACTGATCGCCAAACTATTCTGGTCGTTGATGATTCAATTAATGTCCGCCGCTATCTAAGTGTAACTTTAGAAAAAGCAGGATACAAAGTTCAGCAAGCTAAAGATGGGCAAGAAGCAGTAGATAAGCTGATTGACGGACTTTCAGTACAAGGAGTTGTCTGTGATATCGAAATGCCTCGGCTTGATGGATATGGGGTTCTTGAAGAATTGAGAGATAAAACTGAATTTCGTGAGCTTCCCATCGTCATGTTGACTTCCCGTAGTAATGAGAAACACCGAAAGTTAGCTATGAATCTTGGCGCATCAGCTTATTTTTCTAAACCCTATAATGAACAAGAATTACTACAAAAAATAGCAGAGCTAATACAAATTTATACTCATTAA
- a CDS encoding ABC transporter permease, which translates to MNRYFKVLRLFWSTAIAVELEYRLNFLIATITSIANLVGSLFGLFLFYRTGYTFQGWSWQEATIVLGLFTLLQGFSATFLVPNLNSIVRQVELGTLDFVLLKPISSQFWLSMKTISPWGLPDLFFGIVLIVYAGTNLGLAWHNYLASLIPLCFGIVILYSLWFILGATSIWFVKVYNVTEVLRGLLEAGRYPMVAYPAVYRFFFTFIVPVAFLTTVPAQAMLNRSELTWIFGAAILAVILFGFSIFFWQFALRFYTSASS; encoded by the coding sequence ATGAACCGTTATTTTAAAGTATTGCGTTTATTTTGGTCTACGGCGATCGCTGTAGAATTAGAATATCGTCTCAATTTCTTGATTGCCACGATTACGAGTATTGCCAACCTAGTAGGAAGTCTGTTTGGTCTATTTTTGTTTTATCGCACTGGCTATACTTTTCAGGGGTGGAGTTGGCAAGAAGCAACTATTGTTTTAGGTTTGTTTACACTACTGCAAGGATTCTCAGCAACTTTTTTGGTTCCTAATCTCAATAGTATTGTTAGACAGGTAGAACTGGGAACATTAGATTTTGTCTTGCTCAAACCGATTAGTAGTCAGTTTTGGCTTTCAATGAAGACCATCTCTCCTTGGGGTCTGCCCGATCTATTTTTTGGCATAGTTTTAATAGTCTATGCAGGAACTAATTTAGGTTTAGCTTGGCACAATTATCTAGCTAGTTTAATTCCCCTCTGTTTTGGCATTGTCATTCTCTACAGTCTCTGGTTTATCTTAGGCGCAACCAGTATTTGGTTTGTCAAAGTCTATAACGTCACTGAAGTCTTACGGGGGTTGCTCGAAGCAGGGCGTTATCCGATGGTAGCCTATCCTGCTGTTTATCGTTTCTTTTTTACATTTATTGTTCCTGTAGCTTTCTTGACTACTGTTCCTGCGCAGGCAATGCTGAACCGTAGTGAGTTAACTTGGATTTTTGGAGCAGCTATCTTAGCTGTCATTTTGTTTGGTTTTTCAATATTTTTCTGGCAGTTCGCTCTCCGTTTTTATACCAGTGCTTCCAGTTAA